The following nucleotide sequence is from Halogeometricum borinquense DSM 11551.
GCAGGCGATGGCAATCGAAAATATCGCGGGTCCCGCACCGCGTGGGATGCCGCAGATCCCGATCGAGATCGACGACGAAGGATACCTCAAAGGCATTTGGCCCGAGGTCAAGACCATCGAGCAAAATGGTGTCAAGATCAAAGTCGCCGAACTTGAAGACTACAAAGGGTCCGGGGTGACCTACACCTCCGAGTGGTTCCAGTACTGCGGTGTCGAGTCCTACGCAGGTATCCAACCCGAATACGAGTCGGACAACTACTTCATCTCGGGATCGAACCCCGGATACACGTGGCAGTCTGAGGCGTACTCGGAAGGAGACCGCCTCCACGTGGATGATTTCTCGGACTACAAAGACTGGGGCAACGGCGTCGGCAAATCCGGACTCGGGAAAGGTGCGACTGGTCGATGGCGGTCAGAAGACGCAGAAGACACCATCCCGATTCAGGTCGTCCGCTCGGAGAAGATTGAGGAAGCCGCGAAGGACGACCCGTGGCTCAAGGCCTCTACGCAGGACGGATTCATGGCGTGGCTGAACAAGTGTACGCACTTCTGCTGTGTGCCCAAGTACAAGACGGACGGTTCTGCGAAGTTCAACGCAGAAGACGACGTCTACTGTCAGTGCCACCAGTCGGTCTACGACCCCTTCAGCATCGTCCAGACGCTGTTCGTCGCTCGCCCGCGGCCCCAGTAACGCACTCTCGGCACACCCTCTGACAACCGGTTCTTTTCGACACGTTTCAACCACCTTATACGGTCTGCGGTCAAAGCGCGAGCCATGTCGCTCTCGACGCCGATTGTCGTTCGACGATCCCGCCTTGATGCGCTCTGTGACGCAGTCGTCACTGTTGCTGACCGTCCCTCCCTCTCTGTCGAGTCACCGTTCGACGCGACGACGCTCGGTACCGTGCCAGCATGCAACGCCGACGATGTTCGTGAGGCGTTCGACCGCGCCCGCACGGCACAATCTGAGTGGGCAGACCGTCCGCTCGGTGAGCGTCTCGCGGTGTTCGAACGATTTCACGAACGCGTTCTCGACGAACAGTCGTCGCTGTTGGACGTAGTGCAGGCCGAGACGGGCAAGTCTCGACTTGATGCACACGAAGAAGCCGTAGACGTGGCTTCGACCGCGCGATACTACGCCACCAACGCGCGGTCGTTCCTCGCCAGTCGGCAACGAACCGGTGCCGTGCCGTTCGTCACCCGGACGACTGAACACCGCCGCCCCGTCGGCGTCGTCGGCATCATCTCGCCGTGGAACTACCCCCTCACGCTCTCTATCTCGGACGCGGTTCCGGCGTTGCTGGCCGGTAACGCCGTTGTCTGCAAGCCTGACGAGGGGACACCGTTCACCGCCCTGCGGATTCGAGAACTCCTGATTGAGTCTGGCCTCCCGGCCGACCTGTTCGCCGTCGTGACTGGCCGCGGCGACGACATCGGCGAAACCGTGGTCGAAGAATCCGACTACGTCTGCTTCACCGGTAGCACGGAAGTGGGCCGCACTGTCGCAGCAGCGGCCGGACGGAATTTGATCGACTGTTCGCTCGAACTCGGCGGGAAGAATCCGATGCTCGTCCTCTCGGACGCCGACGTGGACGCCGCCGCCGAGAACGCCGCACAGGCGTGTTTCTCGAACGCCGGTCAACTCTGTATCTCCATCGAACGCATCTACGTCGATAGCGACGTGCGCGAGGACTTCCTCGATGCCTTCGTCAGAGAGACACAGCGACTCACGCTTGGCGCGGGGTACGACTTCGACTACGACGTGGGGACGCTCGCGTCCGAAGCCCAGTTAGAAAAAGTCCAATCGCACGTCGAAGACGCCGTAGAGAAAGGTGCGTCAGTACAGACCGGCGGGCGGCGACGCGACGATGTCGGCCCGTACGCGTACGAACCAACAGTGCTGACCGGCGTGACCGACGAAATGCTGTGTGCTGATGCGGAGACGTTCGGACCGGTCGCCGCAGTGTATGAGGTGTCGGGTATCGCTGACGCCGTCGAACGTGCGAACGAGGGACCGTACGGTTTGAACGCGAGCGTCTGGTCGGGTGATACAGCGCGCGCCGAACAGGTCGCCGCACGCATCGAAGCGGGCACCGTGAACGTCAACGACGGCTACGCCGCAGCGTGGGGGTCGGTGGACGCACCGATGGGCGGCATCGGTGACTCCGGAATCGGCCGACGGCACGGCGAAGTAGGAATGACGCGGTTCACTGAGTCGCAGACAGTAGCAACCCAGCGTGGACGGCCGCTTACCCGCCCATCGGGTGTCCCCCCGCGGCTTTGGACCTTCCTGCTGAACGCCAACGAACGGCTAGCGAATCGGCTCACTGCTTGGCGACGGAGCGGCTGAACGCCTTTCTCAGCGGCGTTCGATTCGGTCGGGGTTTGGAGTCGGCACACATCCGCCGCTGACCGGCGGGAAGAGGGCGAGTTCGTCGCCGTCGCTCACTTCCTCCGAGAGCGACGTGTCCGCACCGTTTCGCAGGAGGTTCACGTGGTCTGCGAGCACGCCGTCGTCGAAGACACGGGTGCGAAGACCGTCGTGGTTGTCCAAGAGTGCGTCCAGTGCGTCTTCGACTGTCGCATCGTCGGCGACGGTGACAGCGGTTTCTCTCTCCCCCGCCACTTCTGCGAGATCGGCGAACAAGCGCCACCGTACGGTCGTCATACGTCGATGTTCTCCGCCGCGGCGTGATGAGTATTGCGCCACGAGCGAGGAGTTCGGCTATCGACCCTCAGTCGTCGTCCGAAAGGTCGGTCCCCGCTACCTCGCCCCGTTCATCCATCTCTGCTGACTTGCCTTCGGGTGCCGTCGCCGCCCGCGCGATGCGCCGAATCGTCTCGGGGCGAGCAACGAGGAACAGGATGTCGCCAGCGGCAAGTTCCCGCGACCGGGATGGGATCGTTTCGACCGCACCGACGGACGGCCGGACGGCGATGACGGTTGCGTCGAGACTTCGCAACGTCTCTCCGACGAGTTCACTCCCTGTTTCGACGGGCACCGTCTCCATCGTTTCGTCGGCGCTCCGGAGCAGGGAGGTAAACTCGTGTTCTGCGCCGGGGTCCGACGGAAGCGTCACGAGGCGGTACGGCTCCTCATAATCGAGTTGTTGGGCGTCGCTCTCGTCTACGATGACTGTTGCGACGTCGTCCGCCGTCGCACGGAGTTCCGCGCCGACGACTCGTTCGGGCGTCCCGTCCTCGCCCGTTCGCCACAGTTGGACGGCGTCACCCGCAGATGCACCGGCACCGGGATCCGCGTGGACGGCGACGGCGGCGACACCCGGCGGCATCGTCGGCCCCAACCCGGCGACGCGGCGGCCGAGCGCCAGATACGAGACGTTTCCTGCGTCGTCGAGTTCTGCGTCTACGTGGCCGACGCCGTAGTCTTCTTTGATGCGAGTCACCAAGCGGTCCGTCAGTGCTTCGCGTGTGAGGCGACGCGGAAACAGGAGCCGTTTGCCCGCCATCTCCGCTTTCCTGTCTACGGGAACGGGGTCGTAGCCGTCGATGTCAGCTATCTCGGACGCTTCTTCCGGCAGTTCGACCGCCGTGACACGCCCAACTGTTCGGACGATGCGACTCACTTCGGCGTCTATCGACCGCGCACCGGCGACGGCGAACACGTCGGTGGCGATTCGGTCACCGACGGACCGCCCGACGGGCGAGGCGACGAGAGCGGCAAGGAGAATGGTCGAGTTCAGAAGAACCGTCGCCGGATCGAACACCTCCGTCGAGCGCTCCGTCGTCGTTCTGAGGAGCCCAACAGCGTTGAGGTAGAGTGCCGCCGAAGACCCACCGAACAGGGCGGCCAACCACCGCGGAATGAGTTCGCGGGTGTACCAACGGTATACGATTGCCGCCGTGGCGGAAAGCCCGGCTGAGAGGGCGGCGAGTCCGACGACCAGCGGAATCTCTTGTAGGAGACCGCCAACCAGTCGAAGGACCGAATCGAGTTGGAGAGGGAGGCTCACGACACCACCTCCGTGAACGTCGTGAGGTCGGAGTACGCGCCGACAACGATCAACTCGTCGTCGGATTGTACCGGTTGGTCGCCGCGGGGGGCAACGGTCCACCGGCCATCGCGTCTGACCGCCAAGACCACCACATTGTACGTCTCTCGGACGTTCGCCTCTCCCAGCGTCGTGCCGTCGAGGACGCCGTCTTCGCGGGTGGTAAGCCGACGGAACCGGTTGCCTGTGCGGCGGAGCAGCGTCACAAGTTCGAACTCACGGCGCACGCCACGCGAGCGGACGAGAAGGGCGACATCGTCGGCTGAGAGTATCTCCGAGGCGTCCTGCCGTCGGACTGCAAGCGTGACCCGCGCCTCGCCACCTGCCGCTGTGGGAACCGCTGCGGGCGGCAACGGAGCGTCGGTACGATCACCACCGTCAGACCGGAGGTCCGACGAAGCACGCGAATCAGCGGGTTGTTTCCAACCAGAGCGACGACTTTGCCCGCCGTCTGTGGCGGCCACGTCTCCGGACTGGGTTTCTTTCGTTCCGTCTACGCCGTCTGCGACGCCGAGAACCGTGGCGTGGAACGTCTCTTCGCCCGCGAGAACCATCACCTCGTCGCCGCGAGTGGTCCCCGTCGGGACGAGCGCGGTGGTTGAGACAGCACGCTCACCGGGACTGAGTCGTTTCGAGAGCCCGCTCATCGCCGGCGCGGCCGCAATCGTCGCCCGAGCGCGTTCGTCCAGCGTCACATCGGCCTCCGCGAGATCGAACTCCGTTCTGAGGCGATCCTCGACCCGTGTCTCCAGTTCCAAAAGCGGTACGTCAGCCGGAAACGTCCACTCACTCGTCCGAATCTGGTCACGGAGTGTCGCCGGAAGTGGCGGATAGCCCTCCACGTCCGCAACTTCACCGACCACGGTCACACGGACCTGTCCGCGTCCGCCGACGAGTTCGACCACGTCCGAAGACAGCGTCCGGGCGGTGAGTTCGCGCAAGGAGAGTTTTCGCGGGAGGTTCGCCCCCATCTTGTCACCGAGGCTGTGCGCGTACAGCGTCACCATCAGCACGACGAGGAGGGCGACAGTGAGACGAACTTGGTCGTCCGAGACGGTGACCGCCGGATCAGCGAGGGCGAGGAGGCCGCCGTTGAGCCCCGCGATAGCGACACCGAGACCGACGACAGCTAACCCCGGAATCGTGATGCCGGTGAAGTACCGGAAGGTAAAGCCGAGCGCCCACGCGATGAGTGCCGGAACGAACCCCGTGAGGACGCCGAGGTAGAGACCGTAGAGCAGTTCGACTGGGAGCGACTCCATCTGCACACGTTTCTCGGCGGGAACGGCTTACGCTTATCGCCCACTGTCACTGTCGCGTCCGTTAAGTAGTAAAGTCGCCACCGGTCGGGTATGGTGATCGAACGGGAGTGGGTTGGTGCACGCGCGTCGATGGTGTTGACGTTCCTCGTGGGCGCACTCTCCGTCGCAACGGGTATCGCCAATATCACCGTCACTATCGACGCTCCCGACTTCGTACTGTTCGGTATCACCCTGCCCGGCTACGTCCAGCAGATCACCGCGTTCACAGGCACGCTTACCGGCTTTCTCCTTCTCGTCACCGCGTTCGGCCTTCGCCGACGCCTTCGAGTCGGGTGGTATGCAACGATGGTGCTGTTTCCCGTCACTGTCGCGCAGGGGGCGTTACAGTCAACTGAGCAGTCGATTCCGCTCATCGGTCTCTCGACGATTGCGTTCGTCGTCGTCGGCTTGAACTTCCGGGCGTTCGACCGCGAGTTGCAACTGACGACGACGCAGGTCGCCGCGTTGACTGCCCTCGCTGGCGCACAGGCGTACGGAACCGTCGGCGCGTTTGCCTTGCGTGATCCTCACTTCGACGGTATCCACAACCTCTTGGACGCCTTTTACTTCTCGTTGGTCACCGGCAGTACGGTCGGCTATGGCGATATCACACCGGCACCGACCTCGGCCGTCGGCGAACTGTTCACTCTCTCGGTGATTCTAGTCACCGTTTCGTCGTTCGCCGCCGTCCTCGGTGTCGTCTTCACGCCACTCATCGAAGCGCAACTCTCCAAAGCACTCGGACGCATGACAGAAGAACAACTCGACCTCCTCGAAAACCACGTTCTCGTCCTCGGTCACGGGGACCTGACGGAACCGATTCTCGAAGAACTCACGCAGAAGACGGACGTTCTCATCCTCACGCCTGACGAGGAGCGAACGCGTCGGTTGACAGACCGTGGGTACACCGTCCTCACCGCCGATCCGAGCGACGAAGACTCACAGATTCGCGGACGCGTGAAGTCCGCACAGGCCGTCGTCACGGCGACGAACAACGACGCCGAGGACGCGCTCGCCATCCTCACGGCACGGCAACTCAACCCCGAGGTGACTATCGTCGCCGCCGCCACCCACCGCGAGAACGTGAACAAACTGAAGCGGGCGGGTGCGGATACCGTCATCAGTCCGGCGGCGTTGGGTGCGCACTTCCTCGCGGAATCCGCTCTCGGAGGCGAGGGCGTCGAAGAGTTAGCACAACGGCTGATGGCTGAAGAACCGTCGCAAGACGGTGACGCACAGGACGTTCTCAGAGACGAGGACGACGCTTAACGAACTAACTCGGGACCGCCGGCGACACCCTCAGAGGTCGCCGCGGTCGAACACGGCCACGTCGCACTCGACTTCTCGAATCCGCTCGAACGTCGGCGGAGCGACGAACCGCGAGGCCGCAGAGCGGTTCTGACTCGATCCGAGGACGACGAGGTCGTACGACTCCGCGTTTGCGGTGAGGAACGACTGCACATCGGAGCGCGAGACGCGCGTCTCAAGCGGCGTGTCAACCGTTTCGACGAGGTTCGCCAGCCGCGTCTCGGCCCGCCGCCGCTCTACCTCGCTGTTGATACAGGTCGTGACGCTCACGACGCCGTTGCGCCCGGTGAGGCGGGTCGCGAAATCGATCATCGCGTGGGCGGTGTCACCCGGCCGCGACACCAACACGAGGATCCGCTTCCAGCGCCGCGTCTCACACACTGAGCGAAACGCCACCGCGTCCATCGGACTGCGGAAGATACCACGGACGTAGTCCGAGAGCAAGCCGCGGTCTTCCTCGTAGGGCGTTACGATGAGGTCACAGTTGGCGTTCTGTGCGGACTGAATCGTCGTCGAAAGCGGGTCGCCCGCGGCGACGACGACTTCGCAGGGAACACCGACGTGGGTGCGGATGTCGGCGGCACACGACTCCAACTCTGCGACCATTTCGTCCGCTTCGACCGGGAGGTTGTCATCGTCGTCACCGTCACTCGTAGCGATATCGACCGCCTCGGTTTCGGGCGATTGCCCGGGATCCGACTCGTTGACGATGCCGAGTAACACCACTTTCCCGGCGTCGTGGGCGGCGGCGAGGCGCGAGCCGAACAGGGCCGTCCGCTCGGCGTCTTCGCCGCGCATCGGAATGAGGACGTGGTCGTCGCCGCGAACCGTCTCGTAGAGGTACTGTGCGCGTTCCTCGTAGAACTCCTCGCGCCAGACGACGAACGCGCCCGCGACGATCAGCGAGGCGAGAAAGATGTTGACGACGTACGCGACGGCACTCTGTGTCTGCGAGAGTTCAGTCGCCGGATTGGAAACGAGCGTCAGCAGCGCGGTCGAGAACGCCGATGGTGCCTCTACGCCCGCACCCCACGTGACGACCCCGGTGAGGAATACCGCCAGTACGGCGCTCTCGGGATGTGGTATCGTTGTCTGCGGCGCGCCGTACACCATCTCGGTGAACCCCACCGACGCGAGACCGCACACCGCACCGGTAGTGAGGCTGCCGACGAACTTCTTCGGACTCGCGTACTGTCCCTCGGGGTCGGAGAACAGCGTGTACGTCCCCGACGCCAACGGCGGGAACAGGAGGTACGAGAGTTTATCGATAGTGGCGGTGAGGAACGTGACGAACCCGATGAGAAGCGGGACAAAAAGCAGGATCGAGAGATGCAGTAAGTTGTTCGTGTTCTCTAGCCAGCGACGAAACTCCGACAGTTCCCGGCGTTCGATTCGCCGGAGGCGGGCGACGAACGTGGACAGTCGGGCCACGAGGTCGGCCGCGAGTCGTCGGAGTCGAATCATGCCTACGCGAGCGTCGTAACCGCGTCTAGTGTCAGCGTGATCGCTCGCTCGACGTTATTCTTCGCCTTCTCGGGGAGTTCCTCGTCGGAGTCTGCGCCTTTCTGCGTCCCTTTCACGAGATTGCCGTCAACAGTACAGATTGCACCCGCACGGAGGCCCCTGCGTCGCGCAAGGGAGAACACCGTAGCCGCCTCCATCTCGATGCCGAGGAGACCGGCCTCGTTCCACGCTTCGACGTAGTCGTCGGACTCGTTGTAGAACGCGTCGTCGGAGACGATGGGTCCGACGTGGACCTCCTCGTCGTTCGCTTCCGCCGAATCGACAAGGGAGGTGAGTACGTCGTAGTCCGGCACTGCCGGGATAACTTTCGACTCGTAGCGTCTGGTGGTTCCTTCCTCCTTTGCGGCACCCGTCGCCACGATCATGTCGCCGATTTCGACGTGTTCCTGCAAGGCACCGATAGTGCCGACGCGGATGAACGTCTCGACACCGACGCGCGACAGTTCCTCGATAGCGATAGCGGCGGAGGGACAGCCGATACCCGTCGAGCAGATCGTGAGCGGGACGCCATCGTACGTCGCGTTAACAACCTTGTACTCTCGGTTCTGCGCGACTTCTTCGACGTTCTCACACTGCTTTGCGATGCGGTCCACACGGCCGGGGTCGCCGGGGATAAGTGCGATCTCTTCGACGTCGCCTTCCTCGACGAGCAGATGCGGTTGCTTGGCCATATGTGAGCCTCACGCGATGGCCTGAAAAACGACGCGATCCGAGAAGCGACAGTCGGATTCGACGTGATCGATGCCAACACACAAACGGATGATTTCGGCCGGTTCATCGCTCCCTAACCGATAGCGACCACAGTTTAACGTCCGTGAGAATCACTGTATCCAACTGATAACTAAGACTATTGGTGTCTTCCCACATAGTGGCCGTCGAAGGCCGTTCCGCATCCGGGAAAATCCATCCCATCCCCGCCGGGCAGGCGTTTGCCCCACGTCCCCCTGCGTACGAATCCCGGGCGGAACTGTCCGGTCACCGTCCGACACACCGGCGCATCGGAGCGCGCAACGAGGCTCGGTTCGCACCGACACGAGTTTCCCCGGTTCACTCGCGTGTCCCCGATTCGCCATCACGGCTCTCGGCACGGTGCGTCGTCGGTGACCACTTCGGCGGTATTCCCCCTTCAGCATGTCACTCACACGGGAGTCGAACGGAGCAGACGTACAGCGGACTGCCCCCGAATGGCAGTTCGTCGTTGCGAGTATCGCAACGCGTCGCACGCTGGCGATTGCGACGGTGTTCGCCGCCGCGCTCGGTTTGCTCCCGCTTTACGAGTCCGTGTGGTGGTGGGACCTGCTCACTCACACGCTCGCCGGTGCGGTCATCACCGGGTGGCTCCTCATCTCTCGCTGGCGCATCACGGCCGTCCTCCTCTTTGTCGCATGCTGTTCGGGCGCGTGGGAAGTCGCCGAATACGCGACCCCGACCTACGTCTTCATCGCCGGAAATCCGACAGATACCGCACTCGACGTGATGTGTAACTTCGTCGGGTCGGCCACCGCCGTGGCCGCCTTCGGTCTGTATCAGTCACGGCTTGGCCGGACCGCCGATGGCGGTCGCAGTCACAACGCCCGTCGTCCGTACAACTCCCGTCGTCCCGAATCGAACACTGCCTCGACTGATGATTGACGGCCTGTGTGAAATCCTCACTGCGAGCGTGTGCTACCCCCGAACTCGGTTTCGAGAAGCTCATCTGTTTTTCACGTTCGACTGCATGTCCCTCAAAACGGAATATCCGGTGACATGAACGCTCTCAGCGCTGAAAATCGGGGCGTTGCTATTATGTATCCCAACCTCGCAGGCACAGATGAGAATGCGGGACAGATCGCATCTGAACATCGATAATCGGGCGAGAGTGTGGGGGCACATTCTCGAGGCACTGTGGCGTCGTGGAAACGTCGAAGCCGAAAGTATCGCAACTGAGTTCGAACTAAGCGTCCGCGAGATACGTAGTATCTGCTCGGAGATGGCGGATTTGGGGTGGTTAGAACTTCGAGCGGAGAGTCAAAAGTGGGTTGCTGGCGAGTCTGCGGACGAACTGCTGAGCAGTTATCCGGCGCTCAAAGCTGATGTCGAAGCAAGCGGTACTTCACACCGTGAACACGAGTCGGGTCGTCAAGAGCAGCTCGCCCATTAGCTGACTCGCTGGTTCGCTGGGGTGTCCGTTTCTGTGAATTAGTTCGTGAGTACAGAACTGGGACGGCGGCCGCTACAAGCCTGCCGTGAGCAGTGGCAACACCACGACCAACGTCAGGCCGAACACGAACGACGACCGTAGCCACTGCCCTCTGACTGCGGTCGAACGCTCCTCGTAGACGCGCTTGCCCGCCCTCGGGAGGACGAGATGTGCGAAGAAGCTGTAGACAAACCCGACGACGACCACCGTCGCAACCGCGTGTGGAAGTACCAGCATCGATCCGACGGAGACGAGTGGCGGGAGTAGTGCCGCGAGCGCCGTGTACGCGACAGCGTAGAGAATACCCGCGAGGACGCCAGCGCCGTAGTGCGTGACGTATGCGTCACCCTCCGACACTTCGTCAGGCGTGGTACCTCGGAGGATCGAAGCGGCGATATAGGCGGGTGTGAACCCATCTTCCTGCCTCGACATCGGGACGCCCATGACGAGGGCGGCGACGAAACCCGAGAATGCGCTCAAGACGACGAAGACGAGCATACTCTCGAGTGACCCGGAAAACGGACCGGGTAGTGTGAACGACATTAACCCACCTACGAGGGGGTGAGGGAAAAGCGGTCGGTCGATATCACTCGCCGAGGAACGCCTCTATCTCATTCCACGAGAGTCCTTCACGCGCGCCGGGGACGCGCGAGATGAACGCCCCACAGGCGTTAGCGACGGCTAAGGCACGTTCGAAGTCGTCTCCGGCAACGCGCGAAGCGATGAATCCCGCAGCGAACGCGTCGCCCGCGCCAGTCGTATCGACGGCGTCGATTGGATAACCGGGATGTGCGACGCGACCGTCCGGCCGTCGAACCTCCGCACCGTCGGGTCCGTGTTTGAGGACGAGCGTCTGGCCGTCGAGGTCGAACGCGTCGAGAGCGAGGGCGGCTTCGCGGTCGTTCAAGAACAGGTAATCAACATCGGAGATCATCACTTCGTATCCGCGGTCGCCGATGCGCCTGCCGGGGTCGAAACTGACCGGGACGCCGACGCTCGCCGCTCGGTCTGCGAGTTGCTTGGCCGTCTCCGGCCGTTGGCTCGTGAGATGGAGATGGTCTGCGTCCTGCAGCACTGATTCGGGGAGGTCCGCGGCGTCGAACGCCTCGTTCGCGCCCGGACACCCTAATACCATCACCTCACCAGTGGGCTGGACGACGATGTACTTCGTCGTCGTCTCCAGTTCGTCCGTGGTGACGACGTGGTCGCAATCGACGCCCTCTGCGACTAACTCCGCACGCGCGGCGCGTCCGTGTTCGTCGTCGCCGACGCTCCCCAGTAAGGAGACATCCAGACCGAGGTCAGAGAGACCGACGGCGACGTTGGAAGCGCTTCCGCCGCCCGCCGTAGAGCGGGATTCGACGGTCGCTTCACCGTCGAGTTCGGGGATCGAATCGACACGGAGGGTCACGTCCCAGTTGACGTGACCAGCGCAGACGACGCGTGGCATAGTCAGATCAACATACTTCTGCCGGCACCTACAAAAAGCCAACTGCAGATCCGGGGGCGGTGGCAAGCGTCTCAACGACTTGCCGTGCCGAGCGGCGACTCGACTACCTGATACGCCGAGTGACTTCGTAGGCGACCGTCGCCGGCAGAGTCACCGCGAGGAGAACGAACGTTATCTCTTCGACCGTCGGCCCGGAACGGGTCAACGTACTGTAGAAAACGAGTGCGCCAGCGGCGAGGACGCCGACGACGGTGGCCACGTACTTCGGGTCGAACCACGAGGCGGTCGTCTTGGAGGGAGACATACCTGAAATGACAGTCGCCGCGAAGGAAATAAGCGGCGCTCAAAACCGGTGTGTCCCGGCGGCGGTCACGGACTCAGATTGAGTTCCGTCACAGATGACCCTCACGCCCCACCGAGAATCGTGAACAGGATCAGGTTGTGTACGCCCGGCCCGAGACCGACTGCGGCGACGAATCCGAGCAGGAGGTTCCCTTCCGTCGGATCCTCGCGTACGTAGTCTGCAAACAGCGCGACGATGCCCGAGACGATGACGAGTTTGACGAGGACGAACAGCCACACCGTCCCGAAGAACGGTTCCGTCGGGAGCGTGGCCGCGAACTCGATGATCGCTCGTGAGAGCGGCGTCCGTTCGGAGAAGCCGAGAAGATCGATGCCGACAGCGGTTGAGACGGCATCGAGAGCATGTCCGAAGA
It contains:
- a CDS encoding succinic semialdehyde dehydrogenase, translating into MSLSTPIVVRRSRLDALCDAVVTVADRPSLSVESPFDATTLGTVPACNADDVREAFDRARTAQSEWADRPLGERLAVFERFHERVLDEQSSLLDVVQAETGKSRLDAHEEAVDVASTARYYATNARSFLASRQRTGAVPFVTRTTEHRRPVGVVGIISPWNYPLTLSISDAVPALLAGNAVVCKPDEGTPFTALRIRELLIESGLPADLFAVVTGRGDDIGETVVEESDYVCFTGSTEVGRTVAAAAGRNLIDCSLELGGKNPMLVLSDADVDAAAENAAQACFSNAGQLCISIERIYVDSDVREDFLDAFVRETQRLTLGAGYDFDYDVGTLASEAQLEKVQSHVEDAVEKGASVQTGGRRRDDVGPYAYEPTVLTGVTDEMLCADAETFGPVAAVYEVSGIADAVERANEGPYGLNASVWSGDTARAEQVAARIEAGTVNVNDGYAAAWGSVDAPMGGIGDSGIGRRHGEVGMTRFTESQTVATQRGRPLTRPSGVPPRLWTFLLNANERLANRLTAWRRSG
- a CDS encoding ubiquitin-like small modifier protein 1 is translated as MTTVRWRLFADLAEVAGERETAVTVADDATVEDALDALLDNHDGLRTRVFDDGVLADHVNLLRNGADTSLSEEVSDGDELALFPPVSGGCVPTPNPDRIERR
- a CDS encoding TrkA C-terminal domain-containing protein, whose protein sequence is MSLPLQLDSVLRLVGGLLQEIPLVVGLAALSAGLSATAAIVYRWYTRELIPRWLAALFGGSSAALYLNAVGLLRTTTERSTEVFDPATVLLNSTILLAALVASPVGRSVGDRIATDVFAVAGARSIDAEVSRIVRTVGRVTAVELPEEASEIADIDGYDPVPVDRKAEMAGKRLLFPRRLTREALTDRLVTRIKEDYGVGHVDAELDDAGNVSYLALGRRVAGLGPTMPPGVAAVAVHADPGAGASAGDAVQLWRTGEDGTPERVVGAELRATADDVATVIVDESDAQQLDYEEPYRLVTLPSDPGAEHEFTSLLRSADETMETVPVETGSELVGETLRSLDATVIAVRPSVGAVETIPSRSRELAAGDILFLVARPETIRRIARAATAPEGKSAEMDERGEVAGTDLSDDD
- a CDS encoding potassium channel family protein, producing the protein MESLPVELLYGLYLGVLTGFVPALIAWALGFTFRYFTGITIPGLAVVGLGVAIAGLNGGLLALADPAVTVSDDQVRLTVALLVVLMVTLYAHSLGDKMGANLPRKLSLRELTARTLSSDVVELVGGRGQVRVTVVGEVADVEGYPPLPATLRDQIRTSEWTFPADVPLLELETRVEDRLRTEFDLAEADVTLDERARATIAAAPAMSGLSKRLSPGERAVSTTALVPTGTTRGDEVMVLAGEETFHATVLGVADGVDGTKETQSGDVAATDGGQSRRSGWKQPADSRASSDLRSDGGDRTDAPLPPAAVPTAAGGEARVTLAVRRQDASEILSADDVALLVRSRGVRREFELVTLLRRTGNRFRRLTTREDGVLDGTTLGEANVRETYNVVVLAVRRDGRWTVAPRGDQPVQSDDELIVVGAYSDLTTFTEVVS
- a CDS encoding NAD-binding protein, which encodes MVIEREWVGARASMVLTFLVGALSVATGIANITVTIDAPDFVLFGITLPGYVQQITAFTGTLTGFLLLVTAFGLRRRLRVGWYATMVLFPVTVAQGALQSTEQSIPLIGLSTIAFVVVGLNFRAFDRELQLTTTQVAALTALAGAQAYGTVGAFALRDPHFDGIHNLLDAFYFSLVTGSTVGYGDITPAPTSAVGELFTLSVILVTVSSFAAVLGVVFTPLIEAQLSKALGRMTEEQLDLLENHVLVLGHGDLTEPILEELTQKTDVLILTPDEERTRRLTDRGYTVLTADPSDEDSQIRGRVKSAQAVVTATNNDAEDALAILTARQLNPEVTIVAAATHRENVNKLKRAGADTVISPAALGAHFLAESALGGEGVEELAQRLMAEEPSQDGDAQDVLRDEDDA
- a CDS encoding HPP family protein, with protein sequence MIRLRRLAADLVARLSTFVARLRRIERRELSEFRRWLENTNNLLHLSILLFVPLLIGFVTFLTATIDKLSYLLFPPLASGTYTLFSDPEGQYASPKKFVGSLTTGAVCGLASVGFTEMVYGAPQTTIPHPESAVLAVFLTGVVTWGAGVEAPSAFSTALLTLVSNPATELSQTQSAVAYVVNIFLASLIVAGAFVVWREEFYEERAQYLYETVRGDDHVLIPMRGEDAERTALFGSRLAAAHDAGKVVLLGIVNESDPGQSPETEAVDIATSDGDDDDNLPVEADEMVAELESCAADIRTHVGVPCEVVVAAGDPLSTTIQSAQNANCDLIVTPYEEDRGLLSDYVRGIFRSPMDAVAFRSVCETRRWKRILVLVSRPGDTAHAMIDFATRLTGRNGVVSVTTCINSEVERRRAETRLANLVETVDTPLETRVSRSDVQSFLTANAESYDLVVLGSSQNRSAASRFVAPPTFERIREVECDVAVFDRGDL
- a CDS encoding nucleoside phosphorylase, yielding MAKQPHLLVEEGDVEEIALIPGDPGRVDRIAKQCENVEEVAQNREYKVVNATYDGVPLTICSTGIGCPSAAIAIEELSRVGVETFIRVGTIGALQEHVEIGDMIVATGAAKEEGTTRRYESKVIPAVPDYDVLTSLVDSAEANDEEVHVGPIVSDDAFYNESDDYVEAWNEAGLLGIEMEAATVFSLARRRGLRAGAICTVDGNLVKGTQKGADSDEELPEKAKNNVERAITLTLDAVTTLA
- a CDS encoding carbohydrate kinase family protein, encoding MPRVVCAGHVNWDVTLRVDSIPELDGEATVESRSTAGGGSASNVAVGLSDLGLDVSLLGSVGDDEHGRAARAELVAEGVDCDHVVTTDELETTTKYIVVQPTGEVMVLGCPGANEAFDAADLPESVLQDADHLHLTSQRPETAKQLADRAASVGVPVSFDPGRRIGDRGYEVMISDVDYLFLNDREAALALDAFDLDGQTLVLKHGPDGAEVRRPDGRVAHPGYPIDAVDTTGAGDAFAAGFIASRVAGDDFERALAVANACGAFISRVPGAREGLSWNEIEAFLGE